In one window of Electrophorus electricus isolate fEleEle1 chromosome 15, fEleEle1.pri, whole genome shotgun sequence DNA:
- the lrfn1 gene encoding leucine-rich repeat and fibronectin type III domain-containing protein 1 — MERFILCFMLMGVLVHGQHCPGRCICQTISPTLTLLCAKTGLLFVPPTIDRKTVELRLTDNFITSVRKKDFLNMTSLVHLTLSRNTISQIAPHAFVGLKALRALHMDGNRLTEVRNDQLKGLVNLRHLILGNNQIHHIDPSAFEEFVSTIEDLDLSYNNLRTLPWEAIAKMTNINTLTLDHNLIDHVGAGTFTLLTKLVRLDMTSNRLQKLPPDSLFQHAQVLSDPKGSSSSSRLTVSFGGNPLHCNCELLWLRRLTREDDLETCASPEHLMDKYFWSIQEEEFICEPPLIIKHHSTKPYVMEGQGVTLKCKAMGDPDPTIHWRSPDGKLVHNNTRTVLYDNGTLDILITTLKDSGAFNCVASNAAGIATAAVEVNMIPLPLFVNNTGHMREADPGLSDITTSTKSGNNDTKLQDKRVMVDELTSNSAMIHWPSERHIPGIRMYQIQYNSTLDDTLVYRMIPSDSKSFRINDLAAGRDYELCVLAVYDDGITSLTATRVVGCVHFRTAPEAGQCRFVHSQFLGGTMIIILGGVIVASVLVFIVILMIRYKAYGGSDGSKAKATDVATPPLPGGSQSRSGAADSKQQAPPGEESACWRESSPRMDCQALVLLSLENETREEPKAHLPSPSPTPGSEALMATPAPAVSRRASLGGPPSEDTQTDSSPTGSTMSLCLIGPSAGDGPSRSRDSKGALVGMGLLPGELARARHRFSFDGDYALFQSHSYPRRARTRRHKSTTQLNADVSPPTSRRGTFSSTEWMLESTV, encoded by the exons ATGGAGAGGTTCATTTTGTGCTTTATGCTGATGGGGGTTCTGGTGCATGGGCAGCACTGCCCAGGCCGCTGCATCTGCCAGACAATCTCCCCGACCCTGACCCTGCTTTGTGCCAAGACCGGCCTGCTGTTCGTGCCTCCGACTATTGACCGCAAGACTGTAGAGTTGAGGCTCACGGACAACTTCATCACATCTGTCCGCAAGAAAGACTTCCTCAACATGACCAGCCTTGTGCACTTGACGCTCTCTCGGAACACCATCAGCCAGATCGCTCCACATGCCTTCGTTGGGCTCAAAGCTCTGAGGGCGCTGCACATGGATGGTAACCGGCTGACGGAAGTAAGAAACGACCAGTTGAAAGGCCTGGTCAATCTGCGGCACCTCATCTTGGGTAACAACCAGATCCACCACATTGATCCTTCAGCTTTTGAGGAGTTTGTGTCCACCATTGAGGACCTAGACTTGTCCTACAACAACCTGAGGACATTGCCTTGGGAGGCCATTGCCAAGATGACCAACATAAACACATTGACACTGGACCACAACCTTATTGACCACGTAGGAGCTGGAACATTCACGCTGCTCACCAAACTAGTTCGCCTGGACATGACATCGAACCGCCTGCAGAAGCTACCACCCGACAGCCTCTTCCAGCATGCTCAGGTGCTCTCCGACCCCAAGGGCTCTTCCAGCTCATCAAGGCTGACTGTGAGCTTCGGCGGGAACCCTCTTCACTGCAACTGCGAGCTGCTGTGGTTGAGAAGGCTGACAAGAGAGGACGACCTGGAGACCTGTGCCTCACCTGAGCACCTGATGGACAAATACTTCTGGTCCATTCAGGAGGAGGAATTTATCTGTGAGCCACCACTCATTATCAAGCACCACTCCACAAAGCCCTATGTGATGGAGGGGCAGGGAGTCACACTCAAATGTAAGGCTATGGGCGATCCGGATCCCACCATCCACTGGCGCTCACCTGATGGCAAGCTGGTGCACAACAACACCCGTACTGTCCTGTATGATAATGGAACACTGGACATCCTCATCACCACTCTGAAAGACAGTGGTGCCTTCAACTGCGTTGCCTCCAATGCAGCAGGCATTGCCACAGCAGCTGTAGAGGTTAACATGATCCCGCTGCCACTGTTCGTCAATAATACTGGTCACATGAGGGAGGCGGACCCAGGCCTCTCTGacatcaccacctccaccaaatCTGGGAACAATGACACCAAGCTGCAGGACAAGAGAGTGATGGTGGATGAGCTGACCTCCAACTCAGCCATGATTCACTGGCCTTCTGAGAGACACATCCCAGGGATTAGGATGTACCAAATCCAGTATAACAGCACCCTCGATGACACACTCGTCTACAG GATGATCCCCTCTGACAGTAAGAGCTTCCGTATCAATGACCTGGCGGCTGGGCGGGACTACGAGCTATGCGTGCTCGCGGTGTATGATGATGGCATCACGTCCCTGACAGCAACACGTGTTGTTGGCTGCGTGCACTTCCGTACGGCACCCGAGGCTGGCCAGTGCCGTTTCGTGCACAGCCAGTTCCTGGGTGGCACCATGATCATTATCCTGGGTGGTGTCATCGTGGCTTCTGTGCTGGTCTTCATCGTCATCCTCATGATCCGCTACAAGGCGTATGGTGGCAGTGACGGCAGCAAGGCCAAGGCCACCGATGTGGCGACACCTCCACTGCCAGGCGGGAGCCAGAGCCGGTCAGGAGCTGCCGATTCCAAGCAGCAAGCCCCACCTGGGGAGGAGAGTGCATGCTGGAGGGAGTCCTCACCCAGGATGGACTGCCAGGCACTCGTGCTGCTCAGCCTGGAGAATGAGACTCGGGAGGAGCCAAAAGCACATCTCCCATCACCATCGCCCACCCCTGGCTCCGAGGCTCTCATGGCCACACCTGCCCCTGCAGTGTCCAGGCGGGCAAGCTTGGGTGGCCCACCCTCAGAGGACACCCAAACGGACAGCAGCCCAACGGGCTCCACAATGTCCCTGTGCCTGATAGGCCCATCAGCCGGTGATGGTCCCTCGCGCTCCAGGGACAGCAAGGGAGCACTGGTGGGTATGGGCCTGCTGCCTGGCGAGCTAGCCAGAGCAAGGCATCGCTTTTCCTTTGATGGGGACTACGCGCTATTTCAGAGCCACAGTTACCCACGCCGGGCACGGACCCGGCGACACAAGTCCACAACGCAGCTCAACGCAGACGTCTCACCGCCCACCAGCCGGAGGGGCACATTCAGCAGCACGGAGTGGATGCTGGAAAGCACAGTGTGA